GGCGGTGGTCTCGGTCCCCTGGCCCGCACGTTCGGCCTCGCCGCCGACCACGTCCGCTCGATCGACGTCGTCACCCCGTCGGGCGACCTCGTGACCGCCACCCCGGAGCACCACGCGGACCTGTTCTGGGCGCTGCGGGGCGGCGGCGGGGCGTACGGCGTCGTCACCGCCCTGACGTTCGACCTGTTCCCCCTGACGGTGGTGCGGGCCGGGGCGCTGTGGTTCGACGTCGACGACGCCCCCGCCGTCCTGCACCGCTGGCGCGGCCTGACCTCGGACCTGCCCGACGACGTGTCCACGTCGGTCGTGCGCCTCAACCTGCCGCCCCTGCCCCACCTGCCGGAACCGCTGCGCGGCCGCGCCGTCCTCGTCGTCCGGTACGTGCGCCACGGCGACCTGACCGCGCCCGACCCCCTGGTCGACGCGCTGCGGCGCACGGCGACGCCGCTCATGGACACCGTGGGCGACCTCCCGTACGCCCGCCTGGGCGAGGTCCACGGCGACCCCGAGGACCCGATGCCGATGGTCGACGCCGGGTGCACCCTGCGGGAGCTGCCGGCCGCCGCGGTCGACGCGTTCCTCGCGGCGACCCCGGCGGACTCCCCCGTGCTCATGGCCGAGCTGCGCCTCCTCGGTGGCGCGGTGGCCCGGCACCCGGTGGTGCCGAGCGCGGTGGGCGGTCGGGACGCGGAGTTCACCCTGTTCGTGGGGGCGCTCGCCGCCCCGCTCGGGCCGCCGGACGTCACCGAGCGCCTGCAGGACGTCCTCGGTGCCCTCGCGCCCTGGAGCACCGGCGGTGCGCTCCTCAACCTGGCCGGTCCGCGCGACGCGGCCTCCGCCCGGCGGGTCCGCACGGCGTACGGCGCCGTGACCTACGACCGGCTGGTGGCGCTGCGCCGAAGCCTCGACCCGCACGGCGTGCTCGACCCGTCGGCCCGCTGGGACGTCGTCTCCGAACGCGGCGCCTGACGGCCGCGCCCGCCGAGGACGACGGAGCCCCCGCACCGGGACACCGGTACGGGGGCTTCGTGACGGACCGCGCTGCGGGTCAGTCGAGGTAGTCGCGCAGGACCTGCGAGCGCGACGGGTGACGCAGCTTCGACATCGTCTTGGACTCGATCTGCCGGATGCGCTCACGCGTCACCCCGTAGACCTTGCCGATCTCGTCGAGCGTCTTCGGCTGGCCGTCCTGGAGGCCGAACCGCATCGACACCACGCCGGCCTCGCGCTCGGAGAGCGTGTCGAGGACCTGGTGCAGCTGCTCCTGCAGGAGCGTGAACGACACCGCGTCGGACGGGACGACCGCCTCGGAGTCCTCGATGAGGTCACCGAACTCGCTGTCGCCGTCCTCGCCGAGCGGGGTGTGCAGCGAGATGGGCTCGCGCCCGTACTTCTGGACCTCGACGACCTTCTCGGGCGTCATGTCCAGCTCCTTGGCCAGCTCCTCCGGCGTGGGCTCGCGGCCCAGGTCCTGGAGCATCTGGCGCTGCACGCGGGCGAGCTTGTTGATGACCTCGACCATGTGCACCGGGATACGGATGGTGCGGGCCTGGTCGGCCATGGCGCGGGTGATCGCCTGACGGATCCACCAGGTGGCGTACGTCGAGAACTTGTAGCCCTTGGTGTAGTCGAACTTCTCGACCGCGCGGATCAGACCGAGGTTGCCCTCCTGGATGAGGTCCAGGAACAGCATGCCGCGGCCGGTGTAGCGCTTGGCCAGGGAGACGACGAGGCGCAGGTTGGCCTCGAGCAGGTGGTTCTTCGCCCGCTTGCCGTCGTGGGCGATCCACTGCAGGTCACGCCAGTCGCGACGCTCCTCGGCGCTGGCCTTCGACCGGTCGAAGTCCGTGTAGTCCTGCGCGAGACGCTCCTCGGCGAACAGGCCGGCCTCGATGCGCTTGGCGAGCTCGACCTCCTGCTCGGCGTTGAGGAGCGCGACCTTGCCGATCTGCTTGAGGTAGTCCTTGACGGGGTCGGCGGTGGCGCCGGCCGTCACGACCTGCTGGGCCGGCTGGTCGTCGTCGTCCGAGTCGGACACGACGAACCCGCCGCGGTCCTCCTCGCGCTTCTCGCGCGCCGCGCGGGCCGCGGTGCGGGTGCCGCCGGACTCCTGCTCGCCGTCGGTCTCGTCGGTCGCGACGGTCTCGGCCGCGTCGTCCGACTCGTCGGCGTCGACCTCGAGCTCGAGGTCCTCGTCCTCGGGCACGTCGTCCGACTCGGGCGCCGACTTCGCGGCGGCCTTCGAGCGCGTCGAGGTGGCGGCCTTCTTCGCCGGGGCCTTCTTCGCCGTGGTGCGCGTGGTCGTCCGCTTCGGGGCCGGGGCGGCGGCCTCGTCCTCCGGGGTCTCGGCCGGCTCGGCCTTGGCGGCGGCGCGGGACGTGGCGGCCTTGGCGGTGGGCGCCTTCGCCCGCGCCTGGGTCTTGGTGGCCCCGCCGGACGTGGCCGCGGCGACCTTGGTGGCGGTCGGCAGGCCGATCTCCACCCCGGCGGTCGCGAACGCACGCAGCACGGCCTTCAGGCGCTTGGGGTCACCCACGGCAGCGGCCTCGCAGGCCGAGCGGAAGCTCTCGGCATCGACGCGGCCGACGGCGGCTCCTCGCCCGAGGAGCTCCTTGAGGGCCTCGTGTTCGAACTCGCGGGGCAGCGGGGGGTTCTGCGCAGTGGACGCCACAAACCGACCTTTCGGCAATCGACGGGGGACGGTGAACCACCGTCAGGGCCGGGGACCTGATGCTCTCGGTCGCTCTCCGGCTCGGGCGGACACCTATATTGTACCGGCGGCACACGGGTGCGGCCTCGGGGGGAGCGGCGACGACGCCGTGACTCGGGACGCAGTCGTCGCGCTGCAGGACGGACACCAGGCACAACACGACCCACCGGGCGGCTATTCCGTGCGCAGGGACCGTTCGCGCGCCGGGCGCGGCGCGCACGCCCGGGCGCGCCGGGCCCCGGACGCCGTCAGGGCTTGACGGCCAGCACCGGGCACGGCGCGTCGAGCAGGATGCGCTGCGCGCCCGAGCCCAGGATGAGCTTGCCCACAGGGCTGCGGCGGCGCAGCCCGATGACGATGAGCTCGGCCCCCGACTCCGTGGCGGTCCGCACCAGGTCGTCCGCCAGGTCGCCCGTCCCCGGGACCAGGCGGTGCTCGACCCCGGCGGCGGTGAGCCGCTCGTGCAACGCCGTCAGCCCGGCCTCGGCGTCCTGCGCGGCCGCCGTGACGAGGACCAGCTCGGACCCGCGGCGGCGCGCCTCGGCGGTGGCGGCACCCAGCGCCTCGGAGCCCTCGGGGGTGCTGAGATGTCCAACGACGATCGCCATGGTCGAACGCTACCCGACCTGCCCGTCGGGGGTCGGCCCGGCGGCGCCGCCGGGCCGACCCGCGCGCACCCAGCCCGGGGGCAGGCCCGCGCCGACGACGCTCTCCACCAGCCGAGCCAGGCGGTAGCCGGGATCGACGGCGAGGGCCGCCGTCACCCGGTGGGCCGCCCGCGGGCCGTCGCCCTCCCACCACGCGAGGAACGCCAGGACGGTCAACGGCGCGGCCTGCCGCCGCCGGGGGACGTGCGCCACGGTCTGCTCGAGGACCGCGCGGGCACGAGCCGCGGTCCGCGGGTCGGGGCGCACCGCCACCGCCGGGTCGGTCACCGCGGCCATCGCCCGAGCGGTCGCCTCCTCCACCGCCGCCGGGTCGTCGTGCTCCAGGGTCCGGCGGGCCGACGCGTCGTGGCCGGGCACCAGGGTCAGCAGCGCCGCGTCCCGCACCTGCCGGTCCGCGAGCGCTGCGGCGACGCGCCCGGCCAGCGCCGCGCCGAGCCGGTCCGGCGCGACGTCGGCGCCGTGGTCGGGGCCGACGGCGCGCAGGGCGCGTCGCCACGTGGCCAGCGCCTCGCGGCGCCACGCCGCGCGGTCGTCGTCGGCGCGGCCGGCCTTCTCCCAGCGGCGCGCCGCCCGGGCCGCCAGGTCGCGGGCCGTGCGGTCGACCGGGGGGATCTCGAACGCGGCCCGCGCCGAGGCGGCCACGGCGCGGCCGGCCAGGACCTGGCTCGCGCCGACGACCGTGCTGTCCAGCGCGGCGACCGGGTGACCGTCGAGGGGGCAGCAGCCGGGGTCGGTGCAGCCGAGGCCGCGGTAGCGGGTCGAGGAGACGTGCCACTCCTCGACGCGGGTCGCCGGGTCGAGGACGTCCCGCACGAGGTCGGTGCGGGCGTCGACGGTGGCGGGGTCGAGGTCCGTGTAGACCACGAGGGCGCACCAGTCGGGGTCGGCGTGCCGCACCGCACGCCGCAGGCCGGTCAGGCCGTCGGCGGCGTCGGGGCCGCCGAGGTCGTCGAGCCCGACCCGGGCGACCAGGACGAGGCGCCTGTCGGCGACGCAGGCCAGGACGACGGACTCGGCCGGGCGGAAGCCGAGCTGGTAGGGCAGGGCCGCGAGCAGGTCCTGGGGCGAGCGCAGCGTGACCGGCGCGGGGGCGGTCGAGGTGAGGGGTGTCATGCGTGGATCCCAGCGCGCCGGGACCACCGGCGGGGCGGCGCGGCCCCGTGCCTGTGCGCGACGTCGGCCTGTGGACGGCGGGACGCTACCGTGGACCCGTGCCCGTGTCCCGACCTCGCCCGACGACTCTCGTGGCCGCCGCGCTGGTCGCCCTCGCACCGGTCCTCGTCGGCTGCCAGCCGTCCGCCGCGCCGTCGCCCGACGCCGCGGCGCCCTCGCCCGCCGCGTCCTCCCCCACCGCGCTGCCCACCTTCGACGCGGCCAGCACCGTGGGCGGCTACGCACCGGGCTTCCCCGTGGACCTGCTGGCCGGCCCGGACGACGCGACCGTCCTGGCGAGCTCGGCCGCGCCGCGCGACGGCCTCGTGGACGTGTCGCTCAACCTGGCGACCGGGCTCGGCACCCGCAAGATCGTGCGGCAGTACGCCGAGCGGCTCGACGCCGCGGGGTTCGAGGAGGCGGGCGGGGGCGACGGTTCCGCGCTGGCCGCGCAGACCGTCTTCACCCGCACCACCACCCGGAAGAAGGCGACCGTCGTGGAGTCCGTGCACGTCGGGGTCCTCGACGACGGCGAGCGACGCCTCGTGACGGTCTCCGGCACGGTCGCCCCGACCGAGGGCTGACGCACCCGCCGGGCGCCGCGCGGACGCACCCCGTCCAGCACCTAGGCTGTCCGCATGCCTGCCGCTCCCCTGGTCGACCAGGAGAACCTCCGCCCCGACGTCGACGCCGCCCTCGGTGCCCACCTGGACCGCCTCGCCGCCGAGGTCGCCGCCACCGGACCCGGTACCACCGCCATGACCGAGCAGGTCGCCACGCTCCTCGCGGGCGGCAAGCGGCTGCGGGCCGCGTTCTGCTACTGGTCGTTCCGTGCGCACGGCGGGGCCGCGTCCGGCACGCAGCGGGACGCCGTGGTCCGCATGGGGGCGGCCCTCGAGCTGTTCCAGGCCGCGGCGCTGCTGCACGACGACGTCATGGACGCCTCCGACACGCGCCGCGGGCTGCCGACCGCGCACCGGGTGTTCGCCGCCCGCCACGCGGAGCGCGGGTGGACCGGGGACGCGGACCGGTTCGGGGTGGCGGCCGCCATCCTCCTCGGCGACCTGTGCCTCGTCGCCGCGCACCGCGAGGCCGCCGCCGCCCTCGACGTCCTGCCGGCCGACGTCGCCCGCGCCGCGCGCGACCTGTTCGACGCGATGACGAGCGAGGTCGTCGTCGGCCAGTACCTGGACGTGCTCGTCCAGGCCGAGCCGTGGGGTCTCGACCCGGCCGCGGACGAGGCGCGGGCCCGCACCGTGCTGCGCGCCAAGTCGGCCCGCTACTCCGTGGAGCGTCCGCTGGTCCTCGGCGCGGTCCTCGCCGGCGCCGGGGACGACGCCGTGGCCGCCATGAGCGCCGCCGGGCTGCCGCTCGGCGAGGCGTTCCAGCTGCGCGACGACGTGCTGGGGGTGTTCGGGGACCCCGCCGTCACCGGCAAGCCCGCCGGCGACGACCTGCGCGAGGGCAAGCACACCGTCCTGGTGGCCCGCACCCTGGCGGCAGGCGACGACGCCTCGCGCCGGACGCTGACCGCCCGGCTCGGCGACCCCGACCTCACGCCCGACGACGTGCGCACGCTGCGCGCCCTCGTCGTGGACTCCGGTGCCCTCGCGGGCGTCGAGAAGCTCATCGACTCCCTCGCGGACGAGGCGCTGGACGCCCTGGCGGCGGCCGACCTCACCGAGGACGGGCGTCCGGTGCTCACCGCGCTGGCCCGCCTGGCGGTGGACCGGCACGCCTGAGCGGCGCGCCGACCACCCGGTGGTGCGGCCTCGTCAGGCCAGCGCCTGCGCGAGGCGGCGCACCTCGGCCCGGCGACCGGCCCGCATCGCGGCCACGGGCGTCTCGCCGCCGAGCGTGTCCTGCCCGGTGAACAGCCACCGCAGGGCCTCGGCGTCGTCGAACCCGGCGTCCTGCAGCAGGGTCGCGGTACCGCGCAGGGTCTCCAGCACGTGGGTGCCGTCGTCGGTGGTGACGAGGAACGCCGCGGGGACCTGGAACGTCGTGCGCTCACCCCGCTTGACGCCGAGCAGGTGACGGTCGGCCACCAGGCCCCGCACCCGGCGGATCTCGAGGTCGAGGACGTCGGCGACGTCCGGCAGGGTCAGCCAGTCGCCGACGAGGTCGTCCAGGGTGCTCTCGTGGATGTCGTTCACGCCCGCCAGCCTAGTCGGCCCGGCCTGCGGGCCGACGCGGGGACGGCGAAATAGAATCCCCCCGTGGCCACCACGACGACTGACCCCCAGCTCGGCCGCCTGGTCGACGGGCGGTACGAGATCGTCGCGCGCGTGGCCCGCGGCGGGATGGCGACGGTCTACCGGGCCCGCGACCGCCGCCTGGGCCGCGAGGTCGCGGTGAAGATCATGCACCCGCACCTCGCCGAGGGCGTGGACGGGGCGAGCTTCGTGTCGCGGTTCCGGCGCGAGGCGCGGGCCTCGGCCCGCCTGTCCCACCCCGGGGTCGTCGCGGTGTTCGACCAGGGCGTCGACGGCGACACCAGCTACCTGACCATGGAGTACGTGCCGGGCCACAACCTGCGCTCCGAGCTGCGCGACGGCCCTCTGCCGGTCGGCCGCGCCCTCGACGTCACCGTCCAGGTGCTGGCCGCGCTCGGCGCCGCCCACCGGGTGGGCCTGGTGCACCGCGACGTCAAGCCGGAGAACGTGCTCGTCGACGACGAGGACCGCGTCAAGGTCGCGGACTTCGGGCTGGCGCGGGCCGTCACCGAGGTCACGTCGACCGCGACCGGCACCATCCTCGGCACGGTCGCCTACCTCGCGCCCGAGGTCATCACGTCGGGCGGGTGCACGCCCGCCACCGACGTCTACGCCGTGGGCGTCCTGCTGCACGAGATGCTCACCGGCACGCTCCCCTACCCCGGGGAGACGCCGGTCCAGGTCGCGTTCCGGCACGTCCACGAGGACCTGCCGCCCCCGTCGGTGCGCGTCCCGTGGCTGCCGGCCGAGGTCGACGCGCTCGTCGCCTCGTTCACCGCGCGCGACGCCGCCCGCCGCCCGGCCCACGCCGGTGCCGCGCTCGCCGCCCTGCGCGCGCTGCGCGCCAGCCTCGCCGACGACGTGCTCGCACGGGCCGCGGTCCCCGGTGCCGGTCCCGCCGGGCCCGCGCCCGCCGACGGCGCGGACGGCCCGGACGCGCCGGGCCCCGGCACCGAGGCGCCCGCCGCACCGGCGGGTGCGGCGGGTGCGGCCAGCGCGGACGACGTGGACGAGATCCCGGCCGCGTTCTTCGCCGACGTCGCCACGACCGGGCAGGTCACGGAGCACCTCGTGGCCGAACCCACCACCGCCCTGCCCGCGGAGACCCCGGTGCGCCGCCGCCGGCGCGGGCGCGTCGTGGTGGCCTGGGTGTGCGTGCTCGTCACCCTGGCGGGGGGCGGCGTCGGCGGCTGGTGGTGGTTCACCGACGGGCCCGGAGCGTGGACCGACGTGCCCACGGGCCTCGTGGGTGCCGCCGTGCAGGACGCCGAGACCCGGCTCGACCGTGCCGGTCTCGGGGGGCGCACCACCGAGACGTACCACGACGACGTCGCCGCGGGTGAGGTCGTCAGCACCGAGCCCGGCACGGGCGAGCCCGTCCGCCGCGACGGCGTCGTCACCCTCGTCGTCTCGCTCGGCGTCGAGATGCTCACCGTCCCGGCCGGGCTCGTCGGGTCCGCGCAGGACGACGCCGAGGCCGCGCTCGCCGACGCCGGGTTCACCGTCGGGCCGTCCAGCGGCGCGTACGACGACGAGGCGCCGCGCGGCGAGGTCCTCGAGGTGTCCGTGAAGGAGGGCTCGACCCAGCCGCACGACACCGCGGTGCGGCTCACCGTCTCCCAGGGGCCCGCGCCCGTGCAGGTCCCCCAGGTCGTCGGCCGCTCGCAGGAGGACGCCGAGGGCGACCTCGCCGCCGCCGGGCTGCGCGTCGACTATGCCGACCCGGAGCACTCCACCGACGTCGCCGAAGGGAACGTGCTGCGCCAGGACCCCGAGCAGGGCAGCGACGCGGTGCGCACCGACACCATCACGCTCACCCTGTCCGCCGGGCCGCGCGAGGTGGCCGTGCCCGACGTCGTCGGGATGTCCGAGCAGGAGGCCACCGACGCCCTCGTCGACGCCGGGTTCGACGTCGAGGTGAACCGCTACCTCGGGGGCCTGCTCGACACCGTCCGGTTCCAGGACGTCGACGGCAAGGCCCCCGAGGGGAGCACCGTCACCCTGACGGTCTGGTGAGCGACGGGCCGGGAACCCTCACCGCCGGGTGAGCATCTCCGCGACCTGGAACGCCGTCTCCAGCGACTGCTGGTGGTTCAGGCGCGGGTCGACCAGCGTCTCGTAGCGCAGCGCGAGCCCCTCGTCGGAGATCTCCTCGCTGCCGCCCAGCACCTCGGTGACGTCGTCGCCGGTGAGCTCCATGTGCAGGCCGCCGGGCACGGTGCCGAGCTCGCGGTGCACCTCGAAGAACCCCGTGACCTCGTCGAGCACGTCCGTGAAGCGACGCGTCTTGAAGCCGCTCTCCGACGTGATCGTGTTCCCGTGCATCGGGTCCGTCACCCACGTGACCGCCACCCCGGCGGCCGTCACCTTCGCGACGACCTCGGGCAGCACGTCACGCACGCGCGACGCCCCCATGCGGGTGATGAACGTCAGCCGGCCCGGCGTGTTGTCCGGGTTGAGGCGCTGTGCGAGCGCGAGCGCGTCGTCCGCGGTCGTCGTCGGACCGAGCTTGACCCCCACCGGGTTGGCGACCCGCGACAGGAACTCGACGTGCGCGCCGTCGAGGTGGCGGGTGCGCTCCCCGATCCACAGGAAGTGCGCGCTCGTGTCGTACGGGCGACCGGTGCGCGGGTCGACCCGCGTCAGCGCCCGCTCGTAGTCGAGCACCAGCGCCTCGTGGCTGAGGAAGAACTCCACGGTGCGCAGGGCGTCGAAGTCCGCCCCGCACGCGTCCATGAACCGGATCGCGCGGTCGATCTCCGTGGCGGTGCGCTCGTAGCGCGCGTAGGCGGGGTTCTGCATGAACCCGCGGTTCCACTCGTGCACGCGGCGCAGGTCGGCGTAGCCGCCGCGCGTGAACGCCCGCACGACGTTCGCGGTGGCCGCCGAGATCCGGTAGGCCTGCTCCAGGCGGGCCGGGTCCGGGACCCGGGACTCCGGGGTGAACGGGTGGCCGTTGATCATGTCGCCCCGGTAGCAGGGCAGGGTGACGCCGTCGCGGGTCTCGGTGTCGGACGAGCGCGGCTTGGCGTACTGCCCGGCGAGGCGGCCCATCTTCACCACGGGCGTGCTCGCACCGTGGGTGAGGATGACGGCCATCTGCAGGATGGTGCGGACCTTGTTGCGGATACGGGTCGCGTTCGCGTCCGCGAACGTCTCCGCGCAGTCCCCGCCCTGCAGGAGGAACGCCTCGCCGCGGCCGGCCGCGGCGAGACGTTCCGTGAGGGTGTCCGCCTCGGCGGGCACCACGAGCGGCGCCGCGACCGACAGCCGGGCCGCGACCGCCGCGATGGCGTCCGCGTCCGGCCAGGTCGGCTGCTGGAGCGCGACGAGGTCGCGGAACCGGTCCAGCCCGTCGGGGTCGGTCCCCGGGGCGACGACGTCGACCGCGCTGCTCATGGTGCCCGTCCCCTCAGTGCTCGGCGGGCGCGGCCGGGACCAGCGGCTGGCCGATGCCGGCCAGCAGCTCGCCGAACCACTCCGTGTGCACGTCGAACGCCTTGCCGCCGGCGATGCGCGGGAACGCGATCGCCTTGAGACGGTCGCCGTCCTCCTCGTCGTGGCCGATGACGCCCGGCTCGCCGCGCAGCGCGCAGTCCACCGCGAGGTCCGTCATCGACTTGATGAGGCGCAGGTCCTCCGCGTTCGCCGCGGCGGCGCGCGAGTAGTAGCCGGACTTCTGGACCATGACCTTCTCGGCGCCCAGCTTCTCCGCGAACTGCTTCGCGAACCACTGGCCCGGGTTGATCGTGTCGAGCTTGACGTGGCCGAACGGGTCGCGCTGGACCTCCTCGCCGGACGCCTCGAGCTGCGCGACGATCTCGTGCATGCCCGCACCCTCCGACAGGAAGATGTTGACGTTGCCCTGGGAGTCCATGATCGCCGTGAGGCGCTCCGCCTCGGCGTCGATGTCGATCGCGAGCTCGGGCAGGAACACCGCGTGCACGTCCCAGCGCTCTCGGGTCAGGCCGAGGGCCGGGGCCCACTCCTGCGCGTCGAGCCACTTGCGGTACTCCTTGGCCGCGGCGGCGGTCAGCCAGCCGCAGTGCCGGCCCATGACCTCGTGCACGATGAGCATGCGCGGGCCCGACCGGTGCTCGCCGATGACGTTCGCGGCGAACCCGGCGGCCTCCTCGGCCGCGGTCCACGCGCCGAGCGACTGGCGGATCGGCACCACGTCGTTGTCGATCGTCTTGGGCAGGCCCACGACCGTCAGCTCGTAGTCGTTCTCGTGCAGGAACGCGGCCAGGTCGGCCGCGGTCGTGTTGGTGTCGTCGCCGCCGATGGTGTGCAGGACGTCGACGCCGTCGGCCTTGAGCTGCTCGGCGGCCACGTGCAGCGGGTCCTGGCCCTCGGACACCAGACCGCGCTTGACGCAGTCCGCGGCGTTCGTCAGCTTCACGCGCGAGTTGCCGATCGGCGAGCCGCCGAAGCGGTGCAGGACGCCGGCCTGGCGGCGACCCTCGGCGTCGATCACGATCTTCGTGCCGGTGAGCAGACCGTGGTAGCCGTACTGGTAGGCGATGATCTCGATCGACGG
This Isoptericola jiangsuensis DNA region includes the following protein-coding sequences:
- a CDS encoding pyrophosphate--fructose-6-phosphate 1-phosphotransferase, with translation MSVRRVALLTAGGFAPCLSSAVGGLIERYTELDPSIEIIAYQYGYHGLLTGTKIVIDAEGRRQAGVLHRFGGSPIGNSRVKLTNAADCVKRGLVSEGQDPLHVAAEQLKADGVDVLHTIGGDDTNTTAADLAAFLHENDYELTVVGLPKTIDNDVVPIRQSLGAWTAAEEAAGFAANVIGEHRSGPRMLIVHEVMGRHCGWLTAAAAKEYRKWLDAQEWAPALGLTRERWDVHAVFLPELAIDIDAEAERLTAIMDSQGNVNIFLSEGAGMHEIVAQLEASGEEVQRDPFGHVKLDTINPGQWFAKQFAEKLGAEKVMVQKSGYYSRAAAANAEDLRLIKSMTDLAVDCALRGEPGVIGHDEEDGDRLKAIAFPRIAGGKAFDVHTEWFGELLAGIGQPLVPAAPAEH
- a CDS encoding universal stress protein, with protein sequence MAIVVGHLSTPEGSEALGAATAEARRRGSELVLVTAAAQDAEAGLTALHERLTAAGVEHRLVPGTGDLADDLVRTATESGAELIVIGLRRRSPVGKLILGSGAQRILLDAPCPVLAVKP
- a CDS encoding DUF4192 domain-containing protein, with protein sequence MTPLTSTAPAPVTLRSPQDLLAALPYQLGFRPAESVVLACVADRRLVLVARVGLDDLGGPDAADGLTGLRRAVRHADPDWCALVVYTDLDPATVDARTDLVRDVLDPATRVEEWHVSSTRYRGLGCTDPGCCPLDGHPVAALDSTVVGASQVLAGRAVAASARAAFEIPPVDRTARDLAARAARRWEKAGRADDDRAAWRREALATWRRALRAVGPDHGADVAPDRLGAALAGRVAAALADRQVRDAALLTLVPGHDASARRTLEHDDPAAVEEATARAMAAVTDPAVAVRPDPRTAARARAVLEQTVAHVPRRRQAAPLTVLAFLAWWEGDGPRAAHRVTAALAVDPGYRLARLVESVVGAGLPPGWVRAGRPGGAAGPTPDGQVG
- a CDS encoding RNA polymerase sigma factor — its product is MASTAQNPPLPREFEHEALKELLGRGAAVGRVDAESFRSACEAAAVGDPKRLKAVLRAFATAGVEIGLPTATKVAAATSGGATKTQARAKAPTAKAATSRAAAKAEPAETPEDEAAAPAPKRTTTRTTAKKAPAKKAATSTRSKAAAKSAPESDDVPEDEDLELEVDADESDDAAETVATDETDGEQESGGTRTAARAAREKREEDRGGFVVSDSDDDDQPAQQVVTAGATADPVKDYLKQIGKVALLNAEQEVELAKRIEAGLFAEERLAQDYTDFDRSKASAEERRDWRDLQWIAHDGKRAKNHLLEANLRLVVSLAKRYTGRGMLFLDLIQEGNLGLIRAVEKFDYTKGYKFSTYATWWIRQAITRAMADQARTIRIPVHMVEVINKLARVQRQMLQDLGREPTPEELAKELDMTPEKVVEVQKYGREPISLHTPLGEDGDSEFGDLIEDSEAVVPSDAVSFTLLQEQLHQVLDTLSEREAGVVSMRFGLQDGQPKTLDEIGKVYGVTRERIRQIESKTMSKLRHPSRSQVLRDYLD
- a CDS encoding class II 3-deoxy-7-phosphoheptulonate synthase, whose protein sequence is MSSAVDVVAPGTDPDGLDRFRDLVALQQPTWPDADAIAAVAARLSVAAPLVVPAEADTLTERLAAAGRGEAFLLQGGDCAETFADANATRIRNKVRTILQMAVILTHGASTPVVKMGRLAGQYAKPRSSDTETRDGVTLPCYRGDMINGHPFTPESRVPDPARLEQAYRISAATANVVRAFTRGGYADLRRVHEWNRGFMQNPAYARYERTATEIDRAIRFMDACGADFDALRTVEFFLSHEALVLDYERALTRVDPRTGRPYDTSAHFLWIGERTRHLDGAHVEFLSRVANPVGVKLGPTTTADDALALAQRLNPDNTPGRLTFITRMGASRVRDVLPEVVAKVTAAGVAVTWVTDPMHGNTITSESGFKTRRFTDVLDEVTGFFEVHRELGTVPGGLHMELTGDDVTEVLGGSEEISDEGLALRYETLVDPRLNHQQSLETAFQVAEMLTRR
- a CDS encoding FAD-binding oxidoreductase translates to MSSTTGPATALDEPTSEHLAAAADAADTLGRTVSGTVRRPGDDGYDAALTGYNLALAHRPALVVHAATPVDVALTVRTAVAYGLGVGVRSTGHSAAPTGPADVLLDTSALDRLEIDVAARTATVGAGVRWRAVLDAAAPHGLGGLCGSSPDVGVVGYTLGGGLGPLARTFGLAADHVRSIDVVTPSGDLVTATPEHHADLFWALRGGGGAYGVVTALTFDLFPLTVVRAGALWFDVDDAPAVLHRWRGLTSDLPDDVSTSVVRLNLPPLPHLPEPLRGRAVLVVRYVRHGDLTAPDPLVDALRRTATPLMDTVGDLPYARLGEVHGDPEDPMPMVDAGCTLRELPAAAVDAFLAATPADSPVLMAELRLLGGAVARHPVVPSAVGGRDAEFTLFVGALAAPLGPPDVTERLQDVLGALAPWSTGGALLNLAGPRDAASARRVRTAYGAVTYDRLVALRRSLDPHGVLDPSARWDVVSERGA
- a CDS encoding polyprenyl synthetase family protein — encoded protein: MPAAPLVDQENLRPDVDAALGAHLDRLAAEVAATGPGTTAMTEQVATLLAGGKRLRAAFCYWSFRAHGGAASGTQRDAVVRMGAALELFQAAALLHDDVMDASDTRRGLPTAHRVFAARHAERGWTGDADRFGVAAAILLGDLCLVAAHREAAAALDVLPADVARAARDLFDAMTSEVVVGQYLDVLVQAEPWGLDPAADEARARTVLRAKSARYSVERPLVLGAVLAGAGDDAVAAMSAAGLPLGEAFQLRDDVLGVFGDPAVTGKPAGDDLREGKHTVLVARTLAAGDDASRRTLTARLGDPDLTPDDVRTLRALVVDSGALAGVEKLIDSLADEALDALAAADLTEDGRPVLTALARLAVDRHA
- the pknB gene encoding Stk1 family PASTA domain-containing Ser/Thr kinase, producing MATTTTDPQLGRLVDGRYEIVARVARGGMATVYRARDRRLGREVAVKIMHPHLAEGVDGASFVSRFRREARASARLSHPGVVAVFDQGVDGDTSYLTMEYVPGHNLRSELRDGPLPVGRALDVTVQVLAALGAAHRVGLVHRDVKPENVLVDDEDRVKVADFGLARAVTEVTSTATGTILGTVAYLAPEVITSGGCTPATDVYAVGVLLHEMLTGTLPYPGETPVQVAFRHVHEDLPPPSVRVPWLPAEVDALVASFTARDAARRPAHAGAALAALRALRASLADDVLARAAVPGAGPAGPAPADGADGPDAPGPGTEAPAAPAGAAGAASADDVDEIPAAFFADVATTGQVTEHLVAEPTTALPAETPVRRRRRGRVVVAWVCVLVTLAGGGVGGWWWFTDGPGAWTDVPTGLVGAAVQDAETRLDRAGLGGRTTETYHDDVAAGEVVSTEPGTGEPVRRDGVVTLVVSLGVEMLTVPAGLVGSAQDDAEAALADAGFTVGPSSGAYDDEAPRGEVLEVSVKEGSTQPHDTAVRLTVSQGPAPVQVPQVVGRSQEDAEGDLAAAGLRVDYADPEHSTDVAEGNVLRQDPEQGSDAVRTDTITLTLSAGPREVAVPDVVGMSEQEATDALVDAGFDVEVNRYLGGLLDTVRFQDVDGKAPEGSTVTLTVW
- a CDS encoding Rv2175c family DNA-binding protein; protein product: MNDIHESTLDDLVGDWLTLPDVADVLDLEIRRVRGLVADRHLLGVKRGERTTFQVPAAFLVTTDDGTHVLETLRGTATLLQDAGFDDAEALRWLFTGQDTLGGETPVAAMRAGRRAEVRRLAQALA